One window of Flavobacteriales bacterium genomic DNA carries:
- a CDS encoding M48 family metallopeptidase produces the protein MTFITAACNKVPITGRKQMNLLPESTLVGMSLTNYRDFLKQNPPVASGQTDAQLVSRVGNKIATAVKAYMKSQNLTDRIKDYQWEFNLVNENTVNAWCMPGGKVVVYSGLLPVTKDETGLAVVMGHEIAHAIARHGNERMSQGLLVQLGGIGLSVAMSEKPEETRNLFMQSYGVTSTLGVLAYSRKHELEADKMGLIFMAMAGYDPSQAVSFWERMAQTGGAKPPELISTHPSDATRIKEIKAYLPEAMKHYKK, from the coding sequence ATGACATTCATTACCGCCGCATGTAATAAGGTGCCCATCACGGGACGTAAGCAAATGAATCTTTTGCCGGAGAGCACTTTGGTGGGAATGAGTCTCACCAACTACCGAGATTTTTTAAAGCAAAACCCGCCTGTTGCGTCCGGACAAACAGATGCACAGTTGGTGTCGAGAGTTGGAAATAAAATAGCCACAGCTGTGAAGGCTTATATGAAAAGCCAGAACCTCACAGACCGGATCAAGGATTATCAATGGGAGTTTAACCTGGTGAACGAAAATACGGTAAATGCCTGGTGTATGCCTGGCGGAAAGGTAGTTGTTTATTCCGGTCTTCTTCCTGTGACAAAAGATGAAACAGGGCTGGCTGTGGTGATGGGACATGAAATAGCACATGCTATTGCGCGCCACGGCAACGAACGTATGAGTCAGGGGCTTCTGGTGCAACTTGGAGGGATCGGATTGTCGGTAGCAATGTCCGAGAAGCCAGAGGAAACGCGCAATCTCTTTATGCAGTCTTATGGTGTAACATCCACGCTGGGAGTTTTGGCTTATTCACGCAAACATGAACTGGAAGCCGACAAAATGGGATTGATCTTCATGGCCATGGCAGGTTATGATCCTTCCCAGGCAGTAAGCTTCTGGGAGCGTATGGCACAAACAGGTGGGGCGAAGCCACCGGAGTTGATAAGCACACACCCCAGTGATGCAACCAGGATCAAAGAAATTAAAGCGTACCTTCCGGAAGCAATGAAGCATTACAAAAAGTGA
- a CDS encoding NfeD family protein has protein sequence MTLTTILILLLLGLGLVILELLVVPGTTAVGVIGGLMLIAGIWFTYNKYGSTTGHMVLGGALIVITVMFRLALRAKTWKRLSVQEEITGKMNVLEEGEVNAGDSGNAVSRLAPMGKARINGQLYEVQSKDGWVDAGMNIRVVKVDGSKIIVTSV, from the coding sequence ATGACCCTTACCACCATACTCATTCTGTTATTACTTGGCCTGGGCCTGGTGATTCTTGAACTACTGGTGGTGCCCGGAACCACCGCCGTAGGAGTGATTGGTGGATTGATGCTTATTGCAGGCATCTGGTTTACCTACAACAAATACGGAAGTACAACCGGGCACATGGTTTTGGGTGGTGCGCTCATAGTGATTACAGTTATGTTCCGATTGGCATTAAGGGCAAAAACGTGGAAGCGTTTGTCTGTCCAGGAGGAAATTACCGGTAAAATGAATGTGCTGGAAGAGGGGGAGGTGAATGCAGGTGATTCAGGGAATGCAGTTTCCAGGCTGGCGCCGATGGGCAAAGCGCGTATTAACGGACAGTTATACGAGGTGCAAAGCAAGGACGGATGGGTTGATGCCGGAATGAATATCCGGGTGGTAAAAGTGGATGGAAGTAAAATCATAGTTACTTCCGTTTGA